The Deltaproteobacteria bacterium genome contains the following window.
GTTGCAATGTAAAAACCTTGCACCTTGTCCATCGCCTAAAGCCCATAGCTCCTCGCCTCTAAAAAATTTTCATGGTTCGTGGTGCCCCCCGGGGCATGAGGGCTTAGTTCGAATACCGATCTATGCCGTTAGCATCAGGTCTGCAGGGCGACGAAAGTATCCAGATCTTCCAAGATAATTGCGCCCTTCGCCTTAATTTCTTTTAAGGCCTGGGTCGATGTTTCAAGATCCACCCCCCGACAAAGGGATTTAATCACCACCATCTTATACCCTCTGGCCAATCCATCCAAAGCGGTCCAGCGGACGCAGTAGTCGGTGGCGATGCCGAAAATAATGACCTTTTTGACCCTCTGGTTTTTTAAAATACCATCCAATTCGGTTTCATGGTTCCCGTCGTCTTGAAAACAGGAGTAACTGTCATAACGGGGATCCAGTCCTTTCTGGATAATGGCCTTAAACAGGCCGGGATCCATTAAAAGGTCCGCCCCCGGGGTTCCTTGAACACAGTGGGGCGGCCAAAGGATCTGCTCTTTCCCTTGAAGGGTAATCTTGTCATAAATTTTTTTCCCGGGATGATTGGTGTGGAAGGAAATATGGTCGGCGGGGTGCCAGTCCTGAGAGGCCCAGAGTGGGATCCCCAATCCTTTTATTTGATCGATCGCTTTCGAAATCTTATGTAGATAATCCAGATTGGTCCCCGGAACGGCTAGAGCCCCACTCATTAATTGGGTAAAATCCCCTTGGATATCGACCACGATGGCTCCGGTCATTATTTTCTCCTCGCTTGCATTTTTCAAGATTATTCTTTAAGATATATTATAGCAGATGGGCCGGGGAAGTGCCAGTATTTAGGTCCCGATGGATTGCCGGCTTCTCAGGTTTTTTCTTGACTTATCCTTTTGAGCCGATTAAGAGGTAACGATTTGATATCCTTTTTCTTAAATGTCAGGGCGTCATGATTAACCGAATATTTTTTGCTATTGGGAACCATGTCCTTTCCTTCCTGTTTGAATTAGGTGGGATACTGCTTATGTTCCTCCGGAGTATGGCCTGGACCTTTATCCCTCCGTTCCGCATCAGGAATTTAATCAAACAAATGGAATTTGTCGGGGTAAAATCCCTTTTTATCGTGGTTCTTACCGGTGTTTTTTCGGGAATGGTCCTGGCCCTTCAAAGTTATCATGGTTTTAGGAAGTTCGGCGGGGAAAGCCTTATGGGAGGGATCGTGGCCTTATCCCTGGCCCGGGAAATGGGACCGGTGATGACGGCCCTGATGGTCAATGCCCGGGCCGGTTCGGCCGTGGCCGCGGAATTAGGGACCATGCGGGTTACCGAGCAGATTGATGCCCTGGAGATTATGGCCATTAATTCCATTCAATATTTGGTGGTCCCCCGAATCTGGGCCGGGATCCTGATGGTGCCGATCCTGACTGCCATTAATATCTTTGTGGGGATCATTGGCGGCTATTTTGTCGGGGTAGTTCTTTTAAAAATCAATTCCGGCGTCTTTATTAATAAGATGATCAATATGATGGAGTTAGACGACCTGGTTCAGGGAATGGTCAAATCGGTTGTTTTTGGACTGATCCTGACCCTGGTTGGTTGCTACAAGGGGTACCATACCTCCGGGGGGGCTGAAGGGGTTGGAAGGGCCACCACCGAAGCAGTGGTCATTGCCTCGGTTTCCATATTAATCGGCACTTATGTTATAACCTCTTTGTTGTTTTAAGAAACAGGCAATGGGCAATAGGCGAGAGGCAATAGGAAAATCAATAATCCGCAACCCATTGCCCATTGCCCATAGCCTATAGCCTATAGCCTATAGCCTTTTTTGGTATTTAAAGATGATCCGTTTAGTCAATCTCAATAAATCCTTTAGAAGCCAGCACGTTCTACAGGACCTGAACCTGACCATCCCCTCCGGACAGACGACCGTGATTATCGGCTTGAGCGGGGGCGGGAAGAGCGTCCTGCTTAAACATATTATGGGTCTGATCCGGCCGGACAGCGGCGAGATCTGGATTGACGATGAAGAGTTAAACCGCTTACGGGAGAGGGACCTTTACCGGGTTCGAAAGCGGTTCGGAATGCTTTTCCAGGAAGGGGCCCTCTTTGATTCCATGTCCGTCGGGGATAATGTGGCTTTTCCTTTGCGGGAACACCGGAAAATGACCCATTCAGAGATTACCCGGGTGGTGGCTGAAAAGTTGGCCCTGGTAGGGCTATCGGGTATTGAAGAAAAAATGCCTTCGGAATTGAGCGGCGGCATGCGTAAGCGGGTGGCCCTGGCCCGGGCCATTGCCCTGGATCCGGACATCCTGCTTTTTGATGAACCCACCACGGGGTTGGATCCGATTATGACCTCCTCGATTGACCGTTTAATTATAGATACCCAACAGCGATTCCAGATGACCTGCGTAGTCATCAGCCATGATATCCAGAGTGTCTTCCGAATCGCCCACAACATTGCCATGCTCTATGAAGGAAAGATCATTGAGGTAGGGACTCCGGAGATTTTTCGCCAATCATCCAACCCCGTTGTCCAGGATTTTTTGTCCCCTCTTTGCCGATAAAGGGGGGCTCGAGAATTGAAGGAGGTAAAATGGATAAAAAAGGTATAAGCATTGAAGTCAAGGTCGGGATTTTTGTCTTTATCGGTTTGATCGTTCTTGGCTATATGACCCTGAAATTGGAAAAATTTAAGCTCAAAGCAGCACAAGGTTATGAGATCGAGGCCCTTTTCGATTCCTCTTCGGGTTTGGTGGTAAACAGTCCGATCCAGATCGCCGGGATTGAAGTGGGCCGGGTAAAAGATATTCAACTGGTCGGCAACCAGGCCAAGGTCACTATGACCCTCCTCAAAGGGATCCGGATCTATTCCGACGCCAGGGCGGTCCTCAGGACCCAGGGTGTTTTGGGAGATAAGTATATTGAGATTTATCCGGGCAGCGAAAAGGTCCCTCCGCTTTTAGCCGGTGGGGTGATCAGGGAGACCCGTTCGACCATTGAGTTGGATCACCTTCTGGCCAAGGCCATCCCGGCCATGGATGATATTCGGTCCGTGACCAAAACCCTGAGCGAAGTAATTGGGACCGACGAGGGGAAAAACAACCTCAAAGAGACCTTTTTTAATATCAAAAAGACCACCGAGGATATTCGGAGCATGACCGTGGGACTTTCCCGGGGCGAAGGGACCATGGGAAAATTGATTCGCGACGATGCCCTTTATCAGGATATGCGGACCACCATGACCGGTTTAAAGGATACGGTGAATCATATACAGGAAGGGCGTGGGAGCATAGGAAAATTCATCAAAGATGAAGAGTTTTATGATCAAACAAAAAGGACCATGTCCAGTTTGGAAAAGGTGGCTAACAAAATCGACTCCGGGGAAGGGACTTTGGGGAAATTGGTAAATGACGACACGCTATACAAAGAGGCCAAGGATACCATGGCCAACCTGAATAAGACGGCGGTCAACCTGAATCAGACGACTCAAAAAATCAATCAGGGGGAAGGGACCTTGGGGAAATTGGTTAATGACGACTCTTTGTATAAAGAAGCCAAATACACCATGAGAAGCGTCACCAAGGCTACGGAAGGACTTTCGGAACAGGTCCCGGTGAGTATTCTGGGAACGATTATCGGGACGATCATTAAGTGAGAAAGGGAGGGGGCAAGGATTCGAGGGATCAAGGGGTCGAGGGATCAAAATGGTGATGATCGGAGTTAAGCCCGTCCGTCGAGGGGGATTCGATGGTAAACCCCACATAATGGATTCCGAACTCCGAACTCCGAACTCCGAACTAAAAGCCTCTTCCCTCTGGCTCAGCCCCTTGCCTTTTTTCCCACTTCTCTTTTTTTTATTCCTGCTCTCCGTTTCCGGCTGTGCCCATCTTTCCCCTGATCTTCAGCCGGAAAACGTCTCTCCTTTCTTCCATATTCAGACTGATCGGGAAAAACAGGGCCGTCGTTTGGACGGGGCCGGTCCATTTTATTCCCAGGCGGAAAGCCCCGAGGAAAAGGAATGGACCTTCCGCCCTTTTTTTTCTTATCGGGAAAATCTGAAAGAACAGACTGAAGAACTGGAATATCTGTATCCTTTGGGACGCTACCGAAAGACTCCCGAGGGAACACTAAAACGCTTCATTCCCCTTTACTCTTCCTTCACCCCAGCCCAGGAAAATGAGGAAAAGGACAAGAATAATGTAGATTTCTTCCCGGTTTTTTGGGGAAAAGATAAAGAAGGAAAATCTTATGGCGGGGTCTTTCCCTTCGGAGGCGAATTCCGCGGTCGGTTCGCCCGGGATGAGATCCAGTTTGTCCTCTGGCCCCTCTACACCAGGGTCCGGGAAGGGGAAACCCAAACTTATAATGTCCTCTGGCCCATTTTTTCCTATACAGAAGGCGGAGAGCGTTCCGGATTCCGAATTTGGCCGTTATATGGGCAGGAAAAACAAGAAGGAATGGGGGCCTATCAAAAGACCTTTTTTTTGTGGCCCATCGGCCAGTATCAACAACGCTATTTAGACACCGATCATCCTAAAACCTATTTTTATCTGTTCCCCCTCTATCTGTCCGAACAGAGTCCCAACGAGCATAAAACCATTATCCTGTGGCCTTTTTTTAATTTTTACTCCGAGGACCATTTCAACTATCATCAGGTGGATTTCCCCTGGCCCATCATTCAGTTTGCCCGGGGGGAAAATACGGAGGCTTTTAAATTCTGGCCCCTCCTCACCTATCGCAAGGTTGAACAGAGGCAAAAGATGTCTTTGTTCTGGCCTATCTTTATTCAGGAAAAGGAGGAAGACGAAGAAAGGGACGAGGTCCTGAATCGATTTATATACATCAGTAAGTTCCATCAAGTCTATTTTAAAAAGGAAAACCGCTGGGAAAGGTTGACCAAGTTTTGGCCTTTCTTCCATTATGCCGAGGATGGCCGGGGGATGGAGCATTTTTATTTTCCGGACCTGATGCCGGCCGACTGGGAAGGCCTGGAGAGAAATTACGGCATGCTTTTCCGGGTTTATGAATACTACCAGGACGGAAAAGGCAAAGAGATTTCGAAATTTCTATGGGGACTGTATTACCATCAGAAACAAAAAGACCTCAACCGGATCGAGGTCAGTTTACTTTTCACCTATGTGAGAGAAAAAGAGACCTTATATGTTTCTTTTTTAAAAGGCCTGCTCGGTTATTACCGGGACGGCCCCAAAAAGCAGCTTAAGATTTTTTATCTTCCTATTTCTT
Protein-coding sequences here:
- a CDS encoding ABC transporter ATP-binding protein; this encodes MIRLVNLNKSFRSQHVLQDLNLTIPSGQTTVIIGLSGGGKSVLLKHIMGLIRPDSGEIWIDDEELNRLRERDLYRVRKRFGMLFQEGALFDSMSVGDNVAFPLREHRKMTHSEITRVVAEKLALVGLSGIEEKMPSELSGGMRKRVALARAIALDPDILLFDEPTTGLDPIMTSSIDRLIIDTQQRFQMTCVVISHDIQSVFRIAHNIAMLYEGKIIEVGTPEIFRQSSNPVVQDFLSPLCR
- a CDS encoding ABC transporter permease gives rise to the protein MINRIFFAIGNHVLSFLFELGGILLMFLRSMAWTFIPPFRIRNLIKQMEFVGVKSLFIVVLTGVFSGMVLALQSYHGFRKFGGESLMGGIVALSLAREMGPVMTALMVNARAGSAVAAELGTMRVTEQIDALEIMAINSIQYLVVPRIWAGILMVPILTAINIFVGIIGGYFVGVVLLKINSGVFINKMINMMELDDLVQGMVKSVVFGLILTLVGCYKGYHTSGGAEGVGRATTEAVVIASVSILIGTYVITSLLF
- the pncA gene encoding bifunctional nicotinamidase/pyrazinamidase, producing MTGAIVVDIQGDFTQLMSGALAVPGTNLDYLHKISKAIDQIKGLGIPLWASQDWHPADHISFHTNHPGKKIYDKITLQGKEQILWPPHCVQGTPGADLLMDPGLFKAIIQKGLDPRYDSYSCFQDDGNHETELDGILKNQRVKKVIIFGIATDYCVRWTALDGLARGYKMVVIKSLCRGVDLETSTQALKEIKAKGAIILEDLDTFVALQT
- a CDS encoding MCE family protein; protein product: MDKKGISIEVKVGIFVFIGLIVLGYMTLKLEKFKLKAAQGYEIEALFDSSSGLVVNSPIQIAGIEVGRVKDIQLVGNQAKVTMTLLKGIRIYSDARAVLRTQGVLGDKYIEIYPGSEKVPPLLAGGVIRETRSTIELDHLLAKAIPAMDDIRSVTKTLSEVIGTDEGKNNLKETFFNIKKTTEDIRSMTVGLSRGEGTMGKLIRDDALYQDMRTTMTGLKDTVNHIQEGRGSIGKFIKDEEFYDQTKRTMSSLEKVANKIDSGEGTLGKLVNDDTLYKEAKDTMANLNKTAVNLNQTTQKINQGEGTLGKLVNDDSLYKEAKYTMRSVTKATEGLSEQVPVSILGTIIGTIIK